The Arachis ipaensis cultivar K30076 chromosome B10, Araip1.1, whole genome shotgun sequence DNA window GCTCTGTTTGTCCGTCATCAGTGGACCCATTGCCTCGCCTCGCTTCACTGCTGTTTACGCAAATTCTTGAGGACCTGGCCTTTACAGTTCAATATTCTCATCAAAAACCTCAGCCAATGACAACGACTTTAGAACGGTtattgttacggcctggcccaaactgcTAGCGGGCCGGCCCGACCCGAGCAACATCCGACCCGGACACGTGTCCCTGACAGCTACGCTACAGCTGTGAGGAGGGAGCATCAGGGAAGGTGGGCCTGTTCTTgatgggcccacctctgacatggTATATATGCTGCCCTTCTCCCAAGGTACGTCATATACCACCCAACATTTACTCGCCTGCACATTtcactaacttgagcgtcggagtgtctttgcaggtgacaccccccctcTACATCCCAAGAGCTCGGGACCCCGCCTACCCTCAACCCAGAGACGTGCGACCAGACGACTTTCCCTTCTTCTTTGATCAGGGTATCAACCCAACCCGTCCGGTATCCGAACTaccaaacattggcgccgtctgtggggatctAGTCGCCTGGATGGACGTTGTTTTGGGCCCAGGAGAGACAGGCCGCGAGACCGAGCGCAGAGGGGAACCTTCCGCGATTTCTCCCTGACCGCGCACGAGGTTCCCTCCAAGACGTACCACCCGATCTCTCGAAAGACGCCCTTTCGGGGGAACTGGCGACAACCACACCAGAATAATGCAGGAACTACCCCATAGGATGCAAGACTTGGAACGCCGGCTAGCAGACTGGGAACATGACCAGCACACCCCAGAGCAAAGCCACTCTCGTTCTCACTCAAGGAGCCATTCCAGACGCAAAGCCAGCCCTCAGGCTGAATCCGAGAGCGCCGGGGAAAGAGGACGCGCGAGAAGACGCCACGACCCCCTCATCTACACCAGGCACGAAAGGTGGCATACCACGGATCGCGACCACGAGGAGACTCGTCAGGAGGACGACGAAGGGAGAACAACGAGAACGCGGGGACCCGTGATAATGGGAGCGACCCCATTTCACCGTTCCAtcctcgaggtccggctgccaaaacactttgacaagccaacggacatgaggtatgaCGGAACGCAAGACCCGCTGGAACACCTCATGGCCTTTGAGTCCAAGATGAACTTAgagggagtgggagacgaggtaacgtgccgcgctttcccggtcaccctGGCGGGACCTGCGATACGGTGGTTCAacaacctcccgcagggctcaGTGACCAGTTTTGCGGACATCAGCCACACCTTCCTATCCCAATTCACGACTAGAATTACAAAAGCAAAACACCCAATCAACCTGCTTGGAGTGGCCCAGCGGCCCGGAGAGCCGACCAGGAGATACCTAGACCGATTCAACGACGAGTGCCTGGAAATAGACGGGCTGACGGACTCAGTTGCAAGCTTGTGCCTAACAAACGGGCTCCTgaacgaggacttcagaaagcacctcacCATGAAGCCGGTGCGGACCATGCAGGAGATCCAATGTGTAGCCAAGGAGTACATCAACGACGAAGAAGTTAGCCAAGTCGTGGCCGCCAACAAACGGCAGTCCTCTTACAACCAAGACCGGCACCGCGGGAACAGAGAAGGAcaaaaggaacacgccagggatGGCGGTCCGAGCAAGGCACCCAGACCGTTTCCTCGTGTCGGGAAGTTCACCAATTACACTCCCCTTACC harbors:
- the LOC107620034 gene encoding uncharacterized protein LOC107620034, with the protein product MRYDGTQDPLEHLMAFESKMNLEGVGDEVTCRAFPVTLAGPAIRWFNNLPQGSVTSFADISHTFLSQFTTRITKAKHPINLLGVAQRPGEPTRRYLDRFNDECLEIDGLTDSVASLCLTNGLLNEDFRKHLTMKPVRTMQEIQCVAKEYINDEEVSQVVAANKRQSSYNQDRHRGNREGQKEHARDGGPSKAPRPFPRVGKFTNYTPLTTPIMEVYQQIAEKGILSKPRPLKERTGGNRSLYCDYHKGYGHKTHDCFDLKDALEQAIRDGKLAEFSHLIREPRRRNRDQDSEDRTRAAKRRQEPEGDDQGLTIVNVVTARNAAPRSRSVHRKDAKVLAVSSFSARSTRKHPPISFGPEDQWFDDVGESPPMVITARVGTGLIK